One Mucilaginibacter ginkgonis genomic region harbors:
- a CDS encoding gliding motility-associated C-terminal domain-containing protein, producing MVDITFGAGAAQISDPFPPGITTLNYAYEGCPNDGDYTITNKMDFCYTNDWHKLVKDHTGDPGGRFMVINADYQPSTFFRQQIDGLCGGTTYEFASWVMNLVTLTERNPDITFSLEKPDGTVLQSFNTGEIMPTATPTWKQYPFYFTMPQGITSVVIRMSNNGLGGQGNDLALDDITFRPAGPGIDVSFKDQPGKEITVCQPASDKVTLVAKTDNCILTNNISFQWQQSIDGGTTWVNVSGATQSTRALSLLGVGTYLYRTLVAGDNNTEIVSCRVISDVLTVHVVPATVSSVSIVSSTTTTCQNTPVTFTATPVNPGPAPVYQWQINGVNAGTNSATFSPGNLADNDKVTCILTGENTCSPPATSNSITIGVISPIKKVTVSSTANTICKNEPVTYVAAVDATTTNLTYSWQINGVSTGNTTPTFTSTSLANNNVVSCTVTATIAACSAPIGITATAPAITVQDPAVITLPVTTYTIDEGSSVKIDAAVNVPGATYSWTPATGLNRAEVLNPIALPLKTTSYTLTVTTPGGCTTISQPVTVQVIKNFIVSPNTFTPNADGVNDTWNVAGLADYPNCTVDIYGRNGRQVFHSIGYSKPWDGLADGQLLPVGTYYYVIDLKNGVKPYAGYVSLL from the coding sequence GTGGTCGACATTACGTTTGGCGCCGGGGCTGCTCAGATCAGCGACCCATTTCCACCCGGAATTACCACGCTTAACTACGCTTACGAGGGCTGTCCTAATGACGGCGACTACACCATTACCAACAAGATGGATTTTTGCTATACCAACGACTGGCATAAGTTGGTAAAGGACCATACCGGCGACCCGGGCGGCAGGTTCATGGTTATCAATGCCGATTATCAGCCAAGCACATTCTTTCGGCAGCAGATAGACGGCCTCTGCGGCGGAACTACCTATGAATTTGCCTCGTGGGTAATGAACCTGGTGACATTGACAGAGCGAAACCCCGATATTACCTTCAGCCTCGAAAAACCGGATGGTACGGTACTGCAGAGTTTCAACACCGGCGAGATCATGCCAACGGCGACGCCAACCTGGAAACAGTATCCGTTTTATTTTACCATGCCGCAAGGCATTACGTCTGTAGTGATCAGGATGAGCAACAATGGCCTGGGCGGGCAGGGTAATGACCTTGCGCTTGATGATATTACCTTCCGCCCTGCCGGGCCGGGTATCGATGTAAGTTTTAAAGATCAGCCCGGCAAAGAAATAACCGTTTGCCAGCCGGCCAGCGATAAGGTGACTTTAGTAGCAAAAACAGACAATTGTATCTTAACCAATAACATTTCGTTCCAGTGGCAGCAAAGCATTGATGGCGGCACTACGTGGGTAAACGTGAGCGGCGCCACCCAAAGCACCAGGGCCTTGTCACTGCTTGGCGTAGGCACTTATCTGTACCGCACATTGGTGGCCGGCGATAACAATACAGAGATCGTATCATGCCGTGTCATATCTGATGTGTTAACGGTGCATGTAGTGCCGGCAACTGTTTCGTCTGTGTCAATTGTTTCATCAACAACAACTACTTGCCAGAACACACCGGTAACATTCACTGCAACGCCGGTCAATCCGGGCCCGGCCCCTGTTTACCAATGGCAGATCAACGGCGTAAACGCGGGTACCAATAGCGCCACGTTTAGTCCGGGCAACCTGGCAGACAATGATAAGGTAACTTGTATCCTTACGGGTGAAAATACCTGCAGTCCGCCTGCCACATCTAATAGCATCACAATTGGTGTTATAAGTCCCATCAAAAAAGTAACTGTTTCGTCTACTGCAAATACCATCTGTAAAAATGAGCCTGTAACCTACGTGGCGGCTGTTGACGCTACGACCACTAACCTTACGTATTCATGGCAGATCAATGGCGTTAGCACCGGTAACACCACACCAACATTTACCAGCACTTCTCTGGCAAATAACAATGTCGTGAGTTGCACAGTTACTGCAACCATTGCGGCGTGCAGTGCACCAATAGGTATTACGGCCACCGCGCCTGCTATAACCGTGCAAGACCCCGCAGTGATCACACTGCCTGTAACTACTTACACTATAGACGAGGGAAGTTCTGTAAAGATAGATGCCGCTGTAAATGTGCCCGGAGCTACTTACAGCTGGACGCCCGCGACAGGCTTAAACCGTGCCGAGGTATTAAACCCTATAGCCCTTCCGCTAAAAACAACCAGTTACACCTTAACCGTTACAACACCCGGCGGCTGTACCACCATCAGCCAACCGGTTACTGTGCAGGTTATCAAGAATTTCATCGTCAGCCCAAACACCTTTACCCCCAATGCCGATGGTGTAAATGACACCTGGAATGTGGCCGGCCTGGCAGATTATCCAAACTGTACCGTAGATATTTACGGCCGCAACGGAAGGCAGGTTTTTCATTCCATTGGTTACAGCAAACCCTGGGACGGATTGGCTGATGGACAGCTACTGCCTGTTGGCACCTACTATTATGTTATCGATCTTAAGAATGGCGTTAAGCCTTACGCGGGTTATGTAAGCCTGCTTTAA
- a CDS encoding gliding motility-associated C-terminal domain-containing protein, translating to MSLSKLLICMLMLLGFSVDVNAQCSGTLGDPVINITFGAGAGRGPALPAGTTNLTYVTGCPEDGQYTITSRMNTCFTDNWHLVYYDHTGDTDGRFMVANASIAPSDFYTQTVNGLCSGTTYQFGAWIMNMVGRYGIPPRITFRIEKTDGTLLKSLDTQDIPMSSTPTWLPFSFYFTMPAGVSSVVLRMRNNAPGGVGNDLALDDITFRPSGPAISVGIQNVTGNTATVCESASSGLKLVATADACYLKTAYQWQQSTDNGTTWTDIATATTATYTTSALIAGTYLYRVLVADDGNTGFASCRVVSDALTVKVNAPAASAVNITASANNTCPGVPVTFTATTVNGGTSPAYQWQVNGVNAGANNSTFTTAALKDNDVITCVLITNLPCSVPVTSNALVVNLLNPLTATVSASSTTICAGGTITFTAAAGGTATGLSYEWFINGKTTGETGTTFIAAGLADKDAVTCAITSTTNICNVPVTVVANAVSVTVESPPIVRFPNTLYTVIAGDGVTISPVNVIRGATYQWSPAAGLSRTDIANPVAAPGTTTEYTLTVISALGCYTTSGPVTVKVISAFVPPPNTFTPNGDGYNDLWNIPILVGFNKCTVDVYSRNGRQVFHSIGYSKPWDGTYEGQKLPAGTYYYVIDLKNGSKPYSGYVSLL from the coding sequence ATGTCATTAAGCAAATTGCTCATCTGCATGCTGATGCTATTGGGATTTAGTGTTGATGTCAACGCGCAATGCTCGGGCACGTTGGGCGATCCTGTAATAAATATTACGTTTGGCGCCGGTGCAGGCAGAGGGCCGGCTTTACCCGCTGGTACTACTAACCTGACCTACGTAACCGGTTGCCCCGAAGACGGGCAGTACACCATTACCAGCCGCATGAATACCTGCTTTACAGACAACTGGCACCTGGTGTATTATGATCATACCGGCGATACCGATGGGCGATTTATGGTGGCGAACGCATCTATTGCGCCAAGCGACTTTTATACGCAAACAGTTAACGGACTTTGCAGCGGTACTACATACCAGTTTGGTGCATGGATCATGAATATGGTAGGTCGATATGGAATTCCTCCGCGTATCACGTTTCGTATCGAAAAAACAGATGGTACCCTACTTAAAAGTCTTGACACTCAGGACATTCCCATGTCGTCTACACCAACCTGGCTACCATTTTCATTTTACTTTACCATGCCGGCCGGTGTAAGTTCGGTTGTATTGCGTATGCGTAACAATGCACCCGGGGGTGTAGGAAATGACCTGGCTTTAGATGATATTACCTTTAGGCCCAGCGGGCCGGCCATAAGTGTGGGCATCCAAAATGTAACGGGCAATACAGCTACTGTGTGCGAGTCGGCAAGCAGCGGCCTCAAATTAGTTGCCACTGCCGATGCCTGTTACTTGAAAACTGCCTATCAATGGCAGCAGAGCACAGACAATGGCACTACGTGGACAGACATCGCCACTGCAACAACGGCAACCTACACTACGTCTGCATTAATTGCCGGCACTTACCTTTACCGGGTACTGGTGGCAGATGACGGCAATACAGGCTTTGCATCATGCAGGGTGGTATCAGACGCGCTAACGGTAAAAGTAAACGCTCCGGCGGCGTCTGCAGTAAATATTACTGCGTCTGCGAATAACACATGTCCCGGCGTACCGGTTACATTTACAGCAACTACGGTGAACGGCGGTACGTCACCCGCTTACCAATGGCAGGTTAACGGTGTAAACGCCGGAGCTAACAATAGCACGTTCACTACTGCTGCATTAAAGGATAACGATGTAATAACCTGCGTGCTAATCACTAACCTGCCATGCAGCGTGCCAGTAACATCAAACGCATTGGTTGTAAATTTGCTCAACCCGCTGACAGCCACTGTAAGTGCGTCGTCGACAACAATTTGCGCCGGCGGAACTATAACTTTTACAGCGGCGGCCGGCGGTACTGCTACAGGCCTGAGTTACGAATGGTTTATAAACGGAAAAACTACAGGTGAGACAGGCACTACATTTATTGCCGCAGGCCTTGCCGATAAGGATGCAGTTACATGCGCTATCACCAGCACAACAAACATTTGCAACGTACCGGTTACGGTGGTAGCAAACGCCGTATCGGTAACGGTTGAAAGCCCTCCGATTGTACGGTTTCCAAACACGCTTTATACGGTAATAGCAGGCGATGGCGTTACCATCAGCCCGGTAAATGTGATCAGAGGGGCTACCTACCAGTGGTCGCCGGCGGCAGGGTTAAGCCGCACGGACATTGCCAACCCGGTTGCCGCGCCCGGTACAACTACCGAATACACCCTTACCGTTATTTCGGCGTTGGGGTGTTATACCACTTCAGGACCGGTAACCGTAAAAGTGATCAGCGCCTTTGTACCTCCGCCAAACACCTTTACCCCTAACGGCGACGGCTATAACGATCTTTGGAACATACCCATACTGGTTGGCTTTAATAAATGCACGGTTGATGTGTATAGCCGCAATGGCCGCCAGGTTTTCCACTCCATCGGTTACAGTAAACCCTGGGACGGCACCTATGAGGGGCAAAAGTTACCGGCAGGCACTTATTACTATGTGATCGATCTAAAAAACGGTTCTAAGCCTTATTCCGGTTACGTGAGTTTGCTGTAA
- a CDS encoding AAA family ATPase gives MSNRFLNITTNNGRADDHLYIERPPQIEMIRSMIRDAANPTTRHKAGWLDEQYDCADDLMVIRPANDWHSDTRNIQKPKMVFDNFWFENELCVLFADTNVGKSILAVQLGNTIAAGGDVRGFQMQIPACPVIYFDFEQSGNQFEARYTLERERFKFSPNFYRAELNAAAGDVRNYLDRVHACIEEGVKKTKASVLIIDNLTYLANEAEKARDAMVMMKFLKKLKSKYNLSILALAHTPKRNTAKPITNNDMQGSKMLVNFCDSVFAMGRSRKEPDMRYLKQIKQRNATELYGEDRVCLLRIIRSGDGNIFMDHAGYDAEQEHLDKEKYVSVTDKRHIADLNKEGLSCRKIAMQMGLSHTTVWRALSKMAED, from the coding sequence ATGAGCAACAGATTTTTGAACATTACTACCAATAACGGCCGTGCTGACGACCACCTGTATATTGAAAGGCCGCCGCAAATTGAGATGATACGGTCTATGATTCGCGATGCGGCGAACCCGACAACGAGGCATAAGGCGGGTTGGCTTGACGAACAATATGATTGTGCGGACGACCTGATGGTGATCCGCCCGGCTAACGACTGGCATAGCGACACGCGAAACATACAGAAGCCCAAAATGGTATTTGATAATTTTTGGTTTGAGAACGAGCTTTGCGTATTATTTGCCGATACCAACGTGGGCAAGTCTATCCTGGCTGTGCAGCTGGGAAATACTATCGCTGCGGGCGGCGATGTCAGAGGTTTTCAAATGCAGATACCCGCGTGCCCGGTTATCTACTTCGACTTTGAGCAAAGCGGCAACCAGTTCGAGGCCAGGTACACGCTGGAGCGCGAGAGATTTAAGTTCAGCCCCAATTTTTACAGGGCAGAACTAAATGCCGCCGCCGGTGATGTGCGTAATTACCTTGACCGTGTGCATGCCTGCATTGAAGAAGGGGTAAAGAAAACAAAGGCGAGTGTGCTCATCATCGATAACCTTACCTACCTTGCCAACGAGGCAGAGAAGGCGCGCGATGCGATGGTGATGATGAAGTTTTTAAAGAAACTGAAGAGTAAATACAACCTATCGATACTGGCACTGGCGCATACACCAAAACGAAATACGGCCAAACCCATTACCAACAACGATATGCAGGGCAGCAAAATGCTGGTAAACTTTTGTGACAGTGTTTTCGCGATGGGCCGGAGCAGAAAGGAGCCCGATATGCGGTACCTTAAGCAAATTAAACAACGCAATGCAACAGAACTCTATGGCGAAGACAGGGTGTGTCTCCTGCGCATAATACGGTCCGGCGATGGTAATATTTTTATGGACCATGCCGGCTACGATGCAGAACAGGAACACCTTGACAAGGAAAAATATGTATCTGTAACCGATAAGCGGCATATAGCAGACCTGAACAAAGAAGGCTTATCATGCCGCAAAATTGCCATGCAGATGGGGCTATCGCATACTACCGTGTGGCGGGCGTTGAGCAAGATGGCCGAAGACTAA